GATTCAAGGCGAATCGCTTTGCCTGAACTCTTCCCTTGCTTTTCGCCACATTCAAGCTTAGGAAATAAAGTCAAGATTGTATCGTTTCTAGGTCCCAATAGACTGAAATGTGGCATTCTGCCCATCTAAGAGTCTATTCTAGCAAAGCAAAGAAGCTGCTTATTTGTCCTCCAACTAAAGCTTCAAGATCGGGCTGCTCTCACTTTAAGCCTTGCCCGCTGCTTTTATATGGATGGAATATAAGTAGGCACTAAATACGATCTTAGACTGTTAGCGCTCTGGCGTAAAGGAGAATAATACACTTATACTTTCACAGGTGGATGAAAGACGATAGTATGCTTACACTTTCACATAGGGGTGTGCATTCGGTGcaaattcggtaattcggtgcactgaattcggtgaattcggttATTTTACCTGTAAAAATTTAAACCGTTTTCAATTCCGAATTGGGCATAACCGAATTCATTCCGCaaccgatttcaaattcaaaaacgGTAATGAATTCGGTTTATCTATGATTTATAAATTATTACTGATTTGATCCCtaaatttattcataattgaacacattacttatgttctaatcattttgtggtttaattggcatttatttgatcacttatacctagaatccttagtctatgatttaagaaacacataaaaagtgattaatttaaactagaataaacCTTAGACTATACAATGATTGgtgataatttatgaatttataatttacaatgattaattaTAAGCAATATTAGTTAGTAGTTacaatgaatttataatttacactgattaataataagtaatattagttacaaacttacaaattacaatgattagtgataagttatattagttacaaacttataatttatttcaaatcaaaataaaaacttatttacttacacatgttattgtgaaagtcaatacactaatacattgatttgcaattcacaTACATTCACTTACAGTCTTACACTGCTTAGTTGTCTTGTCTATACTTAAAGCCTTAAGATTAGTAAATAGATAATATGAATTTTAACTTATTTGATAACTTATGCCTAAAATCATTAGTCTATGATTTAAggaacacataaaaagtgattaatttaaactagaataaaccttagactgtacaatgattagtgataatttatgaacttataatttacaatgattaataataagtaatattagttacaaacttacaaattacaatgagtagtgataagttatattacttacaaacttataaattatttcaaatcaaaataaaacttatttacttacatatattattgtgaaagtcaatacactagtacattgatttgcaattcatatgCATTCACTTACACTGCGAACTACTTAGTTGTCTTATCTATACTTAAAGTCTTAAGaattaagattagtgaatagataatatgaatttttatgttaaatatgtagagtacactaatacttgcaagttagagattacgcattcaaatattcaataattcaaacatgaatgatgtatcaaattaccaatatctaaatttaattactaattatgttaattgtttaatatttagtattatacatatatgtgttaattattatctaattctagtcatgttactcatgtataaaataataagtattatagttatcttatattgttatgtattactatatattggtattattatagtcatataacaattaacaaatactaaaataatatattgtacattattatatattattattattaaagtacatgatatgatgataaattgataatacaatatactaattattattaatagcatttacctatataatataataaagtattagtagtatatactaatactaaatagcatttatctatatattatataattttatataccaATTTGGTAATTCGAATGCGGTAATGCGGTACCCGATTTCAATTACCGAATTTGAATGCGAAATCGGTTATTACctaattcataatctcattacctatttcataccatattagaattcgATGAATTTGGTACGTACCGAAtttgtaccaaattaccaaatatccgatttcaaattaccgaattgaatttgaaatcggttATGAATTCGGTAAGAACcgaatttgctcacccctaCTTTCACAGGTGGACGAGATATAATAACCAAAATTTGTAAATCCTCCTGCTCATTTGTGTTCCAGACCTGGTAATTGAAGTACCGTGATGTTAAGGCACTGACACAACGTTGTGATATTCGaaaatttgttaaatacaaatatAACAGACTACTAATTTTGATGTCAGTATAAGAAACAGAGTATGTAACTTGGCTACctgctccaaaaaaaaaaaaaaaaaaaaaaaatagggggGAACAGAGAGAAGAATTTGCCTGATGAACATCATCAATCGGGACAAGGAATGTGCTATTTGAGAAGCTTCGGAACTCGTGCGGATTCCCAGGGAATTCGGGGTGCATATTTGTCGTAAGATAGAGAGTGCCACTGCCCTTTAGGACCAGGAATGCCTCCTCACATGAGTGTCTATGGACTCGGGTGCGAGCTCCCGGAGCCAATGTTTGCAGCCATACCTCAACCTATAAATTTAAATCAATAGTAACTAGTCCAacaatttactttttttttccctttctattCTTTTAATACTCAATCTGACTACTTTTCCAAACAAACATGCATCAGGAATTAGTGGGATGCCATAGCTTAATTGTTAACAATTTGGCTGAACTAGACAAGTACGGACAATCATAAAGTTGAAGCTGCTGCCACTGATCGATCTTTAGGAAGTGGGAGATGCACGAACTTGAGATGTAAAACATGCTGTAAAAATTACGGACTTGAGATGTAAAACATGCtgtaaaaaaacaaacaaattagTGTCTTGCCTCTTTCATGCCATGCAAGACTGAACCCGCAAGGGTTGTGTGAGACAAACCGGGAATCCCGAAGCTACCTTGTGGAAGCTTGCTAACATTTCTCACTAATGGAAAACCTTTTATCATGATCCACAtaatatttcaatcattttgttGAACAGAAACAACTCAATAAGAAagcaaaatgaaaagaaacacGAGTTGGAATCCTGAGAAGTATAAACTTGCCATCGGTCAAACATGCAGAAGCTTCACCAGTCGCACTGAAGTGAAGAGCCGTTGCTGCAAAAACTGTTAAGAGATGCCCAAACATTGCGCCTACAGACTCCGCAGTCTCCGCAATACTCTTCTGTTTCTCTGGTTCAGGCTTCAGAGTAGACTGTCCTTCCCCACTCACCCAAGGTCAACCTTAAAAGAGTCAGATTATCAAAAATTTGGGTCCAGATAACGAACTATTTTACCGACCCCGAATATCTGACTTTTACATAGTTTACTCTGGGATCAGGGCAGGGCTAGGGAACAGCACGAACTAGGCCGCCGGGTTGCATTACGTCTGCATTCATGCCAATTCCGAACCAATATATGAGGACAAGCTACAATAAacaaaacttcactaatttctACACTAATTCATACTGAGATGCTAACAAAGTGAACAATGACTTACGTTTTGTTGTACccaaaaaataggaaaaaataagTGTAGAATTATTTCGCATGACTTGTTATCAGCCTTGCACTTACTATTGGCCTTGTTGAGTTGACAGTTCATGCTCTGGTGGGACCAAGAAGTGCTCTTGTTCTCGGACTTCAGCGCTTAtgtcttcttcttcatcatgtTTATGACTCATTATTCAATCCCTTCATTCTTATAAAATTATAGCTATGAAGTACAAAACCAAGGGTTTTCCACGCCCGTACCATTTTCTACTCTATCCTCTATATAAAATCAAACTTAAATCTTTTCAAAACCTGATTTACAATTGTCTGCTGTACTTATATGtcttttttttatctttattaCTAATATAAAAGTGTCAACCCTCAAATAAACAGTGCTGCCTACAGTGCAGGACCCTTAACTGTCGCACCTCAAATCGAAAAAGCATGAAAAAGGTAACCTTAATTGTTGACTACCAAAATTGCAAATCTGTGCTCCAGGTGCGAAGTATAAAATTGCCTGCTATATAGAAGCAGAGTTCACAGCAATCCTCTTCACAtacaagccaaaagaaaaaaggggccAGACCAATTCCTATAAAACAATTCTCAATTTGGCTTAAAGAGATTCAAAATCCACACGACCCAAGTAAATTGCAAATTCAAACTTCAAGCTAATGTTACACGCGGAAACACCATTAAACTTATGCTGTTATATTGAAGCCAACAATTTGCATGAGTACAAGCTAAAAAAAACCACAAGGCAATCCTTAAGAAGAATAAAATGCCTCTCAATCTGCTTTAAAGGAAATTAGAAACCCATGCATAGTTAGTGAACTGTAAACGCACAACTAGCACACCTCACCCAATTAGGAAGAAAGTCACTCGTCCTCGGCTCCACGTGTCAATTGAATTCTACACTTGCAGATCAAACCACACCAGACATAGACAGCTAGTGAAACTACAAAGTGAACTATAATCCTGGAAGTGTATCTCATCTGTAATAGTGATTAGAATCGAACCCATTCAATTCAATTAGTAAATGAATAATTGGataatttctgattttattaaATGGATCATGGTTTAAAATTGATCCAATCCAGTTCAATCCAATTAGTAAATGGGTGTTAAATGGTTTGGATTTGAATGAAATGATTCATGGATTAAATTTGATCCAATCCAGTTCAACCAATTATTAAATAGGTGTTAAATGGTTTGGATTTTAGTGGATGATGATTATCGAACTATCCATAAACGGAAATGGGCCTCACAAGTGGCATTTTGCGCAATTTGGCAGAATGACACCATTTAACTTATATAGGCCCGGTACCCTAGCAAAATATTGAAATACGTGAAAGGAAAGTTTTCTAACAAAATACCCAATGTACATGACATAATAAATCAGCAAATTTCTCTGCAaatcctctctcctctctttttttttttcagttctaATACTTTCTCTCTTTCATTCTCTTTCTCTACTCAACCAAAATTATTCATACACAAAATAATTCTCTCTCTCATCCTCTTTCTCTACTCAGCCAAAACTATTCATATACAAAATACAGGTATAAttatatgatatatatgaaattttAAATGATAAGATATGAAATTTTAAATGATAAGAGATCTATTGTGTTAGGGTTATTGGAGATATAGAAGTTTCGTGTTCTCTACATTGAGATTTGGCTTATCCCACAATGCAATTTCAGGGCTCCCCCAATTTGGAAGTTTTTATGGATTGTTGATGTTGAAGAATATGGGGATTACATGTGTATGGAATCTACTACAGAGCTATTACAAGAATAATAGAACTTGACTAAACTAATTTTGGGGAATTCAAGAGAGTTTCCAAGGCGATCACTCTCTTTAAGGTGCTATTTGTCCCCACTATCTTGCTAACCGGGTTGAGATGGCAAATTACCTCTAGGATATAATGGAAATGAAAACTAGATTACAGCAAGTTTAAACTTAATTTTCACAAGAAAGGGATACAAGAAGTTGGTTTTGCAAATCTAAAATAGCTTAAGAACAAGTTGCCACAAGAAAGGTTTGGACTACCTCTATTTATAGGCAATTCAAGAGCAAAAGTATATGAACTTCATTTGATGTCCATTTATGAATATAGCACACCAAATACATGAACTAATGAACTTGAGAAGATACAACAATGTATCTTCACGTAATGTCCATTGATGAATTTAGTATTTCAAGTACATGAATTGAGTAGTTCCATGAACTATGAACTTGAGAAGAAACATCAATGTACCAATGAATTTTGTAGGAAATTCATAAACCAAACTTCTAGacatcaaaagaaaaatcatgtcACAAGTCATGATCAATTTTCATACTACAAACTAATTTCCAACATTCCCCCACTTAGTTTGTAGTATGAAATGCTAAACCATCACTTATGATATCATGCATAAAGAAAAGTAACTTTCGTTTTAAACTTTTCCTCAGTGCAAGTAATTCACAAGTTCTAATCAAATCAAGGTGGTTAGATTGCTTAAACCAAGATTTGAAATTAAAACAGAATTATCACACACATGAACTAATCAACTTGCATCCAACAATCACATTTTATCTTTAGCACTATTACCGACCATGTGCTTATCCTAGTTCATGATCATGTATAAAAGATTATCCTAAACTTTTATTAGAAGCGGCACCACTTCTATGATCATATAGTAAACTATATTTCTAACCTTAACAAATAAAGCATTAAGAAATATGTTTATTAAGAGATTACTTCTCAACCTGCTTGATTAAGAGTAACATGATGTACTACCACTTGGAATGGTATAACAAAAATTATAGTACTCACAATCACTTATTAGCAATTTGTTTTTACCCTTTAAACCTTTCTAACTAGGGGTAGTGCTAGAAGAACATTGGGTTACCATTGCTAGTGATTCTAGACAAATAGTTTTAATCACATTCCCAATGTTGTCCAATTCACCAAGTCCCTTGCAAGAGTTTTAGTCAACAGATCCGCTAAATTATTATGAGTTCTTACAAACACAACTGTgacaataaaataaatgacaaaactACTACCTATCACTGTCCTTCCATCTCCCACTCTTTTCCATAGTCCTCCCCGTAGTAATTCACCACCATTATGAATGCTTTTCCAACACCAAGAAGCAGAATTGGGAGGTTTCTTCTCTAGCCACCCTTTCTCTCTCATATATTTAGCTTTCAACACCCTGCTTACTAACAAATTTGGAGCTGTAAGAAATCTCCAAATCTGTTTTGCAAGCAGAGCCAAATTGAAGGCTTCCAAATCTCTAAAACCCAATCCCCCTTTCCCTTTAACTTCTGAGAGCTTTCTACAACTAACCCAGTAAATCTTGTTGTCTTTATCCCCATTTCCCCACCAGAACCTGGCTATTTTAGCACTGATTTCCTTGCACAATCCTTTGGGTAATTTAAAACAAGACATAATATAAGTTGGCATTGCCATGAGCACTGATTTGATCAGGACCTCTTTCCCTCCTTGACTTAGAGTCTTCTGCTTCCACCCTTGTATCTTAGTGTTTATTTTACTCTTGAGATATCCAAATACCTGGTTCTTCGACCTCCCTATAGTCATTGGTAGGCCTAAGTATTTCCCACTGTGTGCTTCCCTCATGTTATCCAACGCTTCATTGATCTCCAATCTTGACTGGTTTGGAGTATTCCTACTGAAATACATTGCTGATTTGTCAAAATTAACAACTTGTCTAGAAGATTGTCCATATTGTTCAAGAATCTCCTTCACCTTCATAGCTTCCTGCTTGCTTGCCTTACAACATAAAAGGGAATCATCTGCAAAGAACAAATGAGAGACCATAGGGCTATCTTTACAAATTTTTATTCCATTTATTTCTTTTGCTTCTACAGCTTTCTTGAGTAAATTAGAGAGCCCTTCCGCACAAATGATGAACAAATAAGGGGACAGAGGGTCACCTTGATGTAACCCTCTGGTAGGAGTAAAATGTCCTACTTTTTGTCCATTTAGATTAAAAGAGTAAGAAACAGTGGAAATGCAAACCATGATCCATTTAACAAAAGTGGGATAGAATCCCATATGTATCATCAATCTCCCTAGAAACTTCCATTCTACCCTATCGTAGGCTTTCGACATGTCAAGCTTTAAGGTCATGAAACCTACTTTGcctcttctcttatttttcaagaaatgtAAAATTTCATGAGCAATAATAATATTGTCCAAAATCTGTCTCCCCGGGATAAAGGCAGATTGAGAGGAACTAATGCAGTGCTTTAAAACTCTTTTCAGTCAATTAGCCAGTATTTTTGAGATGATTTTATATAGCACTGTACACAGGCTAATGGGTCTGAAATTGGTTAAATCCACTGGATTATCAATTTTAGGAATTAGAGATATGATGGTCTCATTGATAGTTTTAAGAAAATTACCACTATGAAAAAAGCTACTAATGGCTTTGATAACATCAACTTTAATGATGTGCCAatagttttgaaaaaattcgagAGACATACCATCTACACTTGGGGCTTTGTTTGGGAACATAGAGAACAAAGCTTACTAAATTTTAGTCTCTTCTACTTGTTTAATCAACTGCTCATTCATCAGACTGAAAATAGTGTGAGGTATCCCTTGTAGAATCTCATCAAATTCTTTAGGCTTTGTAGTAGTGAAAAATTCCCTATAGTGATTGCACAgttcttcttcaatttcttgctcactTCTACACCAGTCCCGATTCAACTTTGGTAACAGGCTgattttgttcctttttcttttggtcaTGACACTTATAAGAAAAAACGCTATATTCTTGTCCCCTTCTTTAAGCCATCTACTCCTTGACTTTTGACTCCAAAACAACTCTTCATCTTTATAGGCTCTGCTAAGCTGCCTTTTAAGATTTGCTATGTCCCTCTGCTGATTGGATCACTTCCTTTTCTCACTGCTTGCAATTTCTCTTTTAGTTCTTGGATCTTTGCTTTTGAGTTGCCTTTCACTCTCTTATTCCATTCAATCAGAGCTATTCTGCATTCCTTTATGCTTCTTACTACTCTGAACATCCGTGAACCAGCTTGTTCCATTCCCCAGGCTTTTTTTATCACTACATCTGTTTCTTTGTCCTTGGCCCAACTTTGATCAAAGTAAAACCTTCTCTTCACTTTTCTATTTTGTGGATTCGTATCCAGTATCCAAAGACAGTGATCAGAAGCTTCCTTTTCCACATGTTCACATGTTGCTTTATCAAATTTCTGAACCCAAGTTACACTTCCCGAACATCTATCCAATCTCTCCCTTATTTCTCCCACCCCCTCCCAAGAATTGCTCTATGTCCAAGGAACTCCTATAGGCCCTATATCAACTAGATCATTCCCTCTAATGAATGTATTGAATTGCCTAAAACTTCCATCTGGCCTCTCTCTTCTTCCCCATTTTTCCTTATTGGAGCATATGTCATTAAAGTCCCCCACTAACACCCAAGTCTCACCCCAATCCCTCTTCTTTTTTCTCAATAAACTTCTACTATTGTTTTCTAACACTTTCCTCTGTACTTGCATAGACACCTATCAACCACCATTGACTATTATCCACTTGGTCTGTCACTCTCGCTTCTACGTACCAATCTGTTCCTTTCACTTCTTGCAAAATCATTTCATCCTTCCAGAACAGGGCTAGACCCCCTGCTCTCCCCTTTGAGCATGCCACAAAGTTGTTATcaaatttgattcttttttGTACCTGTTTCATGAACTTTTCCTGGTTTTTTGTCTCACTCAAAAAAACTACGTTAGGAGAATGGAGGTTCAACACCTCCTTCAGTtggggaattgtcaaggggcCTCCTGCACCTCGATAATTCCACAGCGCAACCTTCATTTAACAGTGGAGGCGTTAAGGGGTTAGCTTCCAATTCCCCTATACTGTGAATGGTAGAACTATCCATCTTTAGAGATTTTTGCTTCGGAACTTTCATTGAATCCTCCTCCATTGGGTCAGGACCTTGCTGATATTCAGACAGCTTTCTTTTCCCTCCTTGCCCCCTACGCTTTCTCTATTTGTAATGTCCCGTAAAGAAACTCGACTAGTTCTTAGCACTCTCCTACATTGTTTCTTGTCTCCTTTCATGCTGCTGCTCTCAGGTGTCTGGTGTTGTTCCGCCTCTATTCCACTCCCTTGAGGTTCTACATTTCCCACAGCATTTTTGTTTATCATTTCTTTACCCGAATTTTCTTCTATGACCATGTCTACTGCTTGTTGGTCCTCTCCACTTCTCTTGCTATCTTCCTGTCCTGTACGTTCCTTCCTAACCTCTCGCAATTCCCCTTCCTCTCTGTGATCTTTGACCTCacattttcctttatttttttccaCCTTCTCCTTCTCCGTATTCTGTTTAGTGTTTTCTctcagaaattccatccaccttctCTCGTTCTCAATCTTTCTCTGATCTTTGTCTTTGTTCTCCTTATCTCTTCTTTTGCTCCTTATTGCATCATTAGAGCTTGGGCTTTGAGTATATTGTTTATGCCATGCTTTTAACCTCACTGTCACCACTTGACTctgattattttctttactagaTCCTTTACAAGTTCTCAAAGGAAATGTCATTATATTTCCCGCTCACATCCATGCTCCTTCCCTATTATTTTGTCCATCCCTCCTCCCTCTATTACAAGATTTATCCCCATGTCCTATAATCCTACAATTACAGCAGAAATCCGGACACCGTTCGTATCTAAATTCTACCCATGTATTCTCTCCATCCAATTTCACTGAGGTTCCTCTCACCAAAGGTTGGAAAACATCCACTTCGGCTAATATCTTCATATGTCTCCCCTCTTTCCCTCCTCCCGTCGAGATTATAACTTCCTTCACAGAGTTAAAAATTTTCCCCAGTTTAAACCCAACTGCTCTACACATCCAATGCACGGGGAGGTTCCAAATTTGTATCCATAGATGAGCAAACCTGAAGTGATTGAGGTTCCGTTCGCATCCTGCCTTCCATTCCTTTAAGACCATGATCTGGTTATCCATTATCCACGAACCTCCCATCAGGATTTTTGCTCTGTCCACTTCTCTTTCCAGTTGAAACTAAAACATGTTTGGTCCTAGTTCTGCCACTACCATGTTTCTTGGGTAGCCCCAAGCATGATTTATGAAGTTTTTTATTCGTGTGAAATTTGCCACCTTTTCTCCCATCAGTTTACCTactatgtgagaacccgaaatttattttatatgttattttatttctctgaatacatttttttttactttactttactttattgccttaatttcctagatatttttataagagagtcaagatttttaatcatttttctgCCATAAgttagtgcatgttaagttcGTAGTGTATTATGGAAGTAAGACCCACTAGTGAGGTGtgtgtgcgataaatttttgaagattaggaagagttttgtgcaaaggaatattattttataaggtgttaagggatagTTAGATGTTGGCtagatattttagtatttggaAGACCATTAGATGAGGATTAACCTTTGGAAGCCATGTGTCAACAAAGCCATGGAGCTTTGACTTGGACCAAGACCATTCTTaaccttttaaaaaaattttgaccaaaaatccttcATCTTTCTTCTCCTTTGGCTGATTTCtttgagagggaaaaagagaaaaaaaacttcatcttcaacATTGAATCTTGCTTGAATCCTTGAGTTTTCACCTTAAACTTGCAATCCAAACCataaaaagtgacttttagggaGAAAGAAGGACTTTGGTGGAAAGATTTGGGAGAAAGAAGCTTTTGGGTTGCATTTCTTCGTAGGGTTTCAAGGTAACCATGTCTAGAAATCATTTCTTCTCTTTTAACTTGCATATGAATAGATTTAAGACTTGATTTTGGTAGATTTCATGAAAAATTTCATAGTTTGTGTGGTGGTttaaaaattccagctttgattaagaaattgtagctttgatattttgatttgagtttGGGTATGATCTAGTAGCTTTGCCATATgaattttctaacttttatatgttattttggcttcattatagAAATTTTTAGCTTGTAGAGGTGAATTTTAGCTTAGGGTTAACATTTTTCAGCTTTATTATGGTTGGTTTTGAGCTTTATTCTGGATTGCTATGAAAGTAAGTGTTGAGTTTGGAAGGGAAAGTTAAGgaaataaggggaagtgctgctgaaattttgtttctctctttcttgtgATACGAGTGATGTTAGAGGGGTgattttggtttggtttggacTTAGGTTACATATGATTGCTTGAGTTTACCTTGGTAGTGACGTATAAgctgaaaatttgtcaaaaatcatatgtaaaacaagaggaaaagtaATGGTTTCTTCTAGCATGTTTTCTAGTTTCATTTGTTCCACTTTAAACTCGAGATTGGTTGTTTTTCTTCTAAAAGTTGTGCGTATATCGTACATATATTTTGTTAAGTTTCATGAGTTAGAAATATctaatttttcctcttttggtCTCTTACCTCTTTTGAGTCTA
This portion of the Coffea arabica cultivar ET-39 chromosome 2e, Coffea Arabica ET-39 HiFi, whole genome shotgun sequence genome encodes:
- the LOC113729103 gene encoding auxin-binding protein T92-like, which produces MIKGFPLVRNVSKLPQGSFGIPGLSHTTLAGSVLHGMKEVEVWLQTLAPGARTRVHRHSCEEAFLVLKGSGTLYLTTNMHPEFPGNPHEFRSFSNSTFLVPIDDVHQVWNTNEQEDLQILVIISRPPVKVFTYDDWFMPHTVAKLLFPIFWVAVCYQTPLERNEL